The Agarilytica rhodophyticola genome has a window encoding:
- a CDS encoding family 16 glycosylhydrolase gives MLTLVLPLLACQSTVDNEHQTDHTSDTSAPKFLPFSDQQNTGNWILNTLISDEFNGTQIDLDKWFVQGLDSQYYIWKGRAPSQFAPHNVLLKDGILRLRSQWEPDFEFADESYADGKVKSKYGEVDGKPVPVTTAAIVSRKRFLNGYMEVRSRAANASMTSAFWAIGYQSELDVYEQIGDPTLDGDIKADTFKATVHDWSPPAVRPTRVFGHKRKLPFDVADAFHIYGAEWGEDYLKLFIDGELVYSVTSKEVGEDWVLLNPMEIWLDSEIFAWLGYPNEQQLPAYFDVDYVRVWQKPETNLLPKAFYGFEGPILFEENPRPLKLVPESSKVNEYQKFWRIDDSVRSKVNIVSEKKHKGQKSLKIALTENSIKNKKVAQTPPNAIDLSEGDYIFSAYIWIDSDSTLEEINFSLEQPSMQLNSIKLSRIAKGKWHKVEKIFSKKERSSELDRLTIKATHLSSKKIQGAIYIDDIAIEKLP, from the coding sequence ATGCTGACATTAGTTCTGCCTCTGCTCGCATGTCAGTCCACTGTTGATAATGAGCACCAGACTGATCACACGAGTGATACTTCTGCACCAAAATTCCTACCGTTTTCGGATCAACAAAACACAGGTAATTGGATTCTTAATACGTTAATTAGTGATGAATTTAATGGAACACAGATCGATTTGGATAAGTGGTTTGTGCAGGGGCTTGATAGCCAATATTATATTTGGAAAGGCCGCGCACCCTCACAGTTTGCACCTCATAATGTTCTTTTGAAAGATGGCATTCTGAGGTTGCGAAGCCAGTGGGAACCAGACTTTGAGTTTGCTGATGAATCATATGCCGATGGTAAAGTGAAGAGTAAGTATGGTGAAGTTGATGGTAAGCCTGTACCAGTAACTACAGCAGCTATCGTGAGTCGAAAAAGGTTTCTCAACGGTTATATGGAGGTGCGTTCTAGAGCAGCAAACGCGTCTATGACCAGTGCATTTTGGGCGATTGGATATCAATCTGAACTTGATGTCTATGAACAAATAGGAGACCCGACACTTGATGGTGATATCAAAGCCGATACATTTAAAGCCACTGTTCACGATTGGAGTCCGCCCGCGGTACGTCCGACCCGAGTTTTTGGTCACAAGAGGAAATTGCCATTTGATGTCGCTGATGCGTTTCATATCTATGGTGCAGAATGGGGAGAAGACTACTTAAAGCTATTTATTGATGGTGAATTGGTCTATAGCGTGACGAGTAAAGAAGTCGGTGAAGATTGGGTTTTATTGAATCCCATGGAAATATGGTTGGACTCTGAAATCTTTGCTTGGTTAGGTTACCCAAACGAACAGCAGTTACCTGCTTATTTTGACGTTGATTATGTTCGTGTTTGGCAAAAACCCGAGACGAACCTTTTACCTAAGGCATTCTATGGCTTTGAGGGGCCAATTTTGTTTGAAGAGAATCCAAGGCCGTTAAAATTAGTACCAGAAAGCTCAAAGGTAAATGAGTATCAAAAATTTTGGCGTATAGATGATAGCGTTCGTAGCAAGGTTAATATCGTAAGTGAGAAAAAACACAAAGGTCAAAAAAGCCTCAAAATAGCATTGACAGAAAATTCTATAAAAAATAAGAAAGTAGCACAGACGCCTCCTAATGCCATCGACCTGTCTGAGGGCGATTATATTTTCTCTGCCTATATCTGGATAGATTCTGATAGTACTTTAGAGGAAATTAATTTTTCTCTTGAGCAGCCATCAATGCAATTGAATTCAATTAAACTATCTCGTATTGCAAAGGGTAAGTGGCATAAAGTTGAGAAAATTTTTAGTAAGAAAGAGCGTTCTAGTGAACTAGATAGGTTAACCATTAAGGCTACGCATCTAAGCAGTAAAAAAATTCAGGGTGCTATATATATAGACGATATAGCTATCGAAAAATTACCTTAG
- a CDS encoding cytochrome c3 family protein encodes MLNTSKPTPRINVLWIDGIKKSSLHKIWTLCSRVTCYFLIVLLTLLNSRLSFSLGTEKFNKQSENCGACHGDIIKKWRISHHAYSIQKANLSTVLADFNNVKAQHYGQEAYFTRKHDQFFAHVSYKKNNKITQKKTYPILYTFGFKPLQQYLVETKGGRLQVLPFAWDSRTEELGGQKWMHLYPDEEIAPNDRFHWLQPLQNWNGMCADCHSDGFKRNYNLDSKEFMSQYDELNVGCTSCHDNLNNNHSRKVTKDKTSYKGDWIRSKNSDTARWQGTPRKNNMDMCYSCHALRTPITDGFSSEKSFLDQFSPSFPSPPLYYADGQIREEVYVFGSFLQSKMHRAGVTCLDCHDAHTYEIKKEGNALCLQCHSASTFDTNNHHKHKQNSDGAQCVNCHMPSKIYMNVDQRRDHSFRIPEPMLSKEFGVPNACQSCHKAQGEDWILEKSRQLFPNKERLNTNVLTFIATMGGFSHDLEKLLTVARSNELVPIKRAALIERIPSLTLTLEGKKLSAFLSSSNAFIRLAAVRASSVLHPSDKRHYLAPLLTDKFRSIRVATAEQLLDVLLPADQLIAFENAFVELSEAAQQSHWRGEGLMNDGLRYARMQEIDKAINSYSNAIEIDPYFEPPYVNLSDLYRSIGQPEKSEEIYKKGLSNLPTSALLNYSFGLYWIRRKQLEKAIVRLKTAVDLAPQNSQFAYMYYLSLFTAGNKSYAFCDLNKNLKNYGDDQNLVELLRSFSTSYKSSLKECNN; translated from the coding sequence ATGTTAAATACCTCAAAACCAACACCAAGAATTAACGTTCTTTGGATAGATGGCATTAAAAAAAGTAGCCTTCACAAGATATGGACACTGTGCTCACGTGTCACATGTTATTTTCTTATCGTCTTACTAACGCTCCTAAACTCTCGCCTAAGCTTTTCATTAGGTACTGAAAAGTTTAATAAACAGTCCGAAAACTGTGGCGCCTGTCATGGAGATATTATAAAAAAATGGCGGATATCCCATCATGCCTACTCGATACAAAAAGCTAACCTATCGACGGTACTGGCTGACTTTAACAATGTAAAAGCTCAGCATTACGGACAGGAAGCTTATTTTACGCGTAAACACGATCAATTCTTTGCACATGTATCCTACAAAAAAAATAACAAAATAACGCAAAAGAAAACTTATCCTATTTTATATACTTTTGGTTTCAAGCCATTGCAACAATATCTAGTAGAAACAAAAGGAGGGAGACTACAAGTGCTCCCTTTCGCTTGGGATAGCCGCACAGAAGAACTAGGAGGTCAAAAATGGATGCATTTATACCCAGATGAAGAAATTGCTCCTAATGATCGCTTTCATTGGTTACAACCACTACAAAATTGGAATGGTATGTGTGCAGATTGCCACTCCGATGGGTTTAAAAGGAATTACAATTTAGATAGCAAAGAATTTATGAGTCAATATGATGAGTTGAATGTAGGTTGCACATCATGTCATGATAATCTAAACAATAATCACTCTAGAAAAGTCACTAAAGATAAAACTTCTTATAAAGGAGATTGGATACGCAGTAAAAACTCCGATACTGCACGATGGCAAGGTACACCACGAAAAAATAACATGGACATGTGTTATAGTTGCCATGCATTGCGTACACCGATTACTGATGGCTTTTCCTCAGAAAAATCCTTCTTAGATCAATTTTCTCCTAGTTTCCCCTCTCCCCCTCTTTACTACGCTGATGGACAAATACGCGAAGAAGTCTACGTCTTCGGATCCTTTCTCCAAAGCAAAATGCATCGGGCAGGTGTCACCTGTCTCGATTGTCACGATGCTCATACTTACGAAATCAAGAAAGAAGGAAATGCACTTTGTTTGCAATGCCATAGTGCAAGCACTTTTGATACAAACAATCACCATAAACATAAACAAAATAGCGATGGTGCACAATGTGTTAATTGTCATATGCCAAGTAAAATATATATGAATGTTGACCAGAGGCGAGACCATAGCTTTAGAATACCTGAACCAATGCTTAGTAAAGAGTTTGGTGTGCCCAATGCATGCCAAAGCTGCCATAAAGCTCAAGGTGAAGACTGGATATTAGAGAAAAGTCGCCAACTCTTCCCCAATAAGGAAAGGCTAAATACTAATGTATTAACATTTATTGCCACTATGGGTGGCTTTAGTCATGATTTGGAAAAGCTTTTAACAGTCGCCCGATCGAACGAGTTAGTTCCCATAAAACGAGCAGCGCTAATCGAGCGCATTCCCTCTTTAACACTCACCCTTGAAGGAAAAAAGCTTTCAGCATTTTTATCTTCAAGTAATGCCTTTATCCGTCTTGCAGCCGTAAGAGCATCTTCAGTTTTGCATCCAAGTGATAAACGTCATTATTTGGCTCCACTTTTAACTGACAAATTTCGATCTATTCGTGTTGCCACTGCAGAACAACTATTAGATGTTTTGCTCCCAGCGGATCAACTAATAGCATTTGAAAATGCATTTGTTGAACTCTCTGAAGCGGCTCAACAAAGCCACTGGCGAGGTGAAGGCCTGATGAATGACGGACTTCGCTACGCGCGCATGCAAGAAATAGATAAAGCGATCAACTCTTATTCAAATGCTATTGAAATTGACCCATACTTCGAACCACCCTACGTTAATCTTTCCGACCTATACCGCAGTATCGGTCAACCGGAAAAATCCGAAGAAATATATAAAAAAGGTCTCTCCAATTTACCTACATCGGCCTTATTAAATTACAGTTTCGGTTTATATTGGATTAGAAGAAAACAACTTGAAAAAGCTATCGTTCGACTTAAAACAGCAGTCGATCTAGCCCCTCAGAATTCTCAATTTGCTTATATGTACTATCTTTCATTATTCACCGCAGGCAATAAGTCCTACGCATTTTGTGATTTGAATAAAAACCTTAAAAATTATGGTGACGATCAAAACCTTGTGGAATTATTAAGAAGTTTTAGCACATCATATAAGAGCAGTTTAAAAGAATGCAATAACTAA
- a CDS encoding helix-turn-helix domain-containing protein gives MPKKIIYATTLRQRSRVYQSILHINDELDNKIRLTELCEISGYSPFHFQRLFSNLTGETWSEYLVRSRLFLAAQRLINTSEKISDISYLAGFDTPVGFNKAFKKCFSSTPSYYRSEYIGEDYPNLAIPRKHKRHSYITPSTQWLDQYHTIYTTEEGNLNGEFDSAIWQAMSKLSNLIFQHQYLAPHINTWIGSVEPREFFSGKNAKCTIATPIPKHLVTRDLKSHIKVFPEGFYAVVPHQGAFCEQSMQCVVFDWLAQSQFDLDWHKPLFYHIKSLSFNNVAAMLKGKQHHNSQLFYQSAEMQLLEIENVFMDVYVPIVCKNNEKLDILQRSVLG, from the coding sequence ATGCCAAAAAAAATAATTTATGCAACCACGTTAAGGCAACGATCAAGAGTATATCAATCAATTTTACATATCAATGATGAACTTGATAACAAAATTAGATTGACTGAACTATGTGAAATATCAGGTTACTCTCCCTTTCATTTTCAACGGTTATTTTCTAATTTAACAGGCGAAACTTGGTCTGAATATTTAGTTAGAAGCCGGCTATTTCTAGCCGCACAGCGTTTAATCAATACATCTGAGAAAATTTCCGATATTAGTTATTTAGCAGGTTTTGATACACCTGTGGGTTTTAATAAAGCATTTAAAAAGTGCTTTTCTTCAACTCCGTCCTATTATCGTAGTGAGTATATAGGAGAAGATTATCCAAATTTAGCCATTCCGCGAAAACACAAACGACACTCCTATATTACCCCTTCGACACAGTGGCTAGACCAATACCATACTATCTATACTACTGAAGAAGGAAATCTTAATGGTGAGTTTGATAGCGCAATTTGGCAAGCAATGAGCAAACTGAGTAATCTTATTTTTCAGCATCAATATTTAGCACCTCATATCAACACTTGGATAGGCAGTGTCGAGCCTCGTGAATTTTTCTCCGGGAAAAACGCAAAATGTACCATAGCAACTCCTATTCCAAAACACTTAGTAACAAGAGATCTAAAATCACACATTAAAGTATTTCCCGAGGGCTTCTATGCCGTTGTTCCTCATCAAGGAGCTTTTTGCGAGCAAAGCATGCAATGTGTTGTATTTGATTGGCTTGCTCAAAGTCAGTTTGATTTAGATTGGCACAAACCCTTGTTCTATCATATTAAATCATTAAGTTTTAATAATGTTGCCGCCATGCTTAAAGGTAAGCAACATCATAACTCCCAATTGTTTTACCAGTCTGCCGAAATGCAGCTCCTGGAAATTGAAAATGTTTTTATGGACGTTTATGTACCGATCGTCTGTAAAAATAACGAAAAGTTAGATATTCTTCAACGATCAGTACTAGGATAA
- a CDS encoding membrane dipeptidase yields MILNNTKMKKNIVAIVFSSTVLFFSMCIYAICPQEQDPNNCVSGSSGSGSSSNSGQSLPAEGFIDMHAHLAAELSFGGGWFWGNVEGPLESAMHRCSGNFPVADHATTRFPFVGEFIGAYNGLTKGGDTGVHIGPGGRNGFDTRRCRYFLGIIKVPGTCPATHFSKWPSWDSLGHQQMWEGWLRSAHRGELEGNSGQRGMGLRIMIVSLAESRLLCEASRNYLRRFDCNEMASVDRQIEFVKGFVLRNSSWVGIATSPQQARDLIAQEKLVLLLAVEIDELMPQGDFIAQLDSWRERGVSVLQPAHLANSRFAGAAPMPKLISTANIVEAISDISSPVNDFTCHDSQGYEGKCDGKRYLNELGLTADGRQLIQAMVRRGMLIDVAHLSRKAIRDTYNIVMKAQRYPLLYSHAHFDEVISPDTRRNEKYILPEEIEMIKRTGGMVGLRTGPEKTVAVSQDVANNCQGSSRSFAQSLTYGIDQGLTMGIGSDLNGFIHQMLPRVTDKRAACWGSALEQSQQTNFTHNRFAFHGLGDVRLLPNLIEDLEMVGLSKPYLDHLNNSSENFLRIWERAEAISLGAYPEWLHPVLHLLN; encoded by the coding sequence ATGATATTAAATAATACAAAAATGAAAAAAAATATTGTAGCTATTGTCTTTTCTAGCACAGTTTTATTTTTTTCAATGTGTATCTATGCCATTTGTCCGCAGGAGCAAGATCCTAATAATTGTGTATCTGGAAGTAGCGGGAGTGGCAGTAGCTCCAACTCAGGACAATCATTGCCTGCCGAAGGGTTTATCGATATGCATGCCCACTTAGCTGCAGAATTAAGTTTTGGCGGCGGTTGGTTCTGGGGTAATGTCGAAGGTCCATTGGAATCAGCCATGCATCGTTGCAGTGGTAATTTTCCAGTAGCTGACCACGCGACAACGAGGTTCCCATTTGTTGGAGAATTTATAGGTGCTTATAACGGACTCACTAAAGGCGGAGATACCGGAGTACATATTGGCCCTGGGGGGCGCAATGGCTTTGATACACGCAGATGCCGATATTTCCTAGGTATTATCAAAGTACCTGGAACTTGTCCTGCGACACATTTCAGTAAATGGCCTTCATGGGATTCGCTTGGACATCAACAGATGTGGGAGGGTTGGTTAAGATCAGCACATAGAGGTGAGCTGGAAGGAAATTCTGGTCAGCGTGGAATGGGCCTGCGGATTATGATTGTATCCTTGGCTGAATCTCGTTTACTTTGTGAGGCCAGTCGCAATTATTTACGTCGTTTTGATTGTAATGAAATGGCTTCTGTTGATAGACAAATAGAATTTGTAAAAGGTTTTGTTTTACGTAATAGCAGTTGGGTCGGTATTGCTACATCACCGCAACAGGCGCGTGACCTCATTGCACAAGAAAAATTAGTGTTACTTTTAGCTGTGGAAATAGACGAGCTTATGCCTCAAGGCGACTTTATTGCACAGCTCGATAGTTGGCGTGAGAGGGGAGTGAGTGTGCTACAACCCGCTCATTTGGCCAATAGTCGTTTTGCTGGTGCAGCACCAATGCCGAAGCTTATTTCTACTGCCAATATCGTTGAAGCAATTAGTGATATTAGTTCTCCGGTAAATGATTTTACCTGCCATGATAGCCAGGGGTATGAAGGTAAGTGTGACGGTAAGCGTTATTTAAATGAATTAGGATTGACCGCAGATGGTAGACAGTTAATACAGGCAATGGTGCGGCGAGGTATGTTAATTGATGTTGCTCACCTCTCTCGTAAAGCGATTCGTGACACTTATAACATTGTTATGAAAGCGCAACGATATCCCTTGCTCTATAGCCATGCTCATTTTGATGAAGTAATTAGTCCCGATACCAGGCGTAATGAAAAGTATATTTTACCTGAAGAGATTGAAATGATTAAACGCACTGGCGGTATGGTTGGTTTGCGGACAGGCCCTGAAAAAACTGTAGCAGTGTCGCAAGATGTAGCTAATAACTGCCAGGGTAGCAGTCGCTCCTTTGCTCAGTCTCTCACTTATGGCATTGATCAAGGGCTTACTATGGGCATAGGTTCAGACCTAAATGGTTTCATCCATCAAATGTTACCGCGTGTCACAGACAAGCGAGCTGCCTGCTGGGGAAGTGCTCTTGAGCAGAGTCAGCAAACTAATTTTACTCATAATCGCTTTGCCTTTCATGGTTTAGGTGATGTTCGCCTTTTGCCGAACTTGATAGAGGATTTGGAGATGGTTGGGTTATCAAAACCCTATCTTGATCATCTGAACAATTCTTCCGAGAATTTTTTAAGAATTTGGGAGCGTGCGGAGGCTATCAGTCTCGGTGCTTATCCTGAATGGCTACACCCAGTGTTACATTTACTCAACTAA
- a CDS encoding tetratricopeptide repeat protein, with product MKKQNSKKYTKLKFVVSVCFLSATPLVLPVSYENSCPSIAGCENSYVNLGILNIEGVPVTIEVNQGVINIRGNPKHLSQIKDYEVKLKNLESRIDYYLSNFRKKERRESLGNKEKLILATEYTQDLLKQVDVLSDRIRLLDSDKDLTKQLIKAKDEYDFELVKKLLIKKQKMQSQQLADTSFELGGFYKLDLQYKSAYKNFKQAVIFHPDNERYLYEAGVVAHLLGDYIESLGYFAKGIKKIEESDIIDWDLKSRIYNGLGECFLALGKYDKAIRNYSLAIETAQKIKNRTKVEINAYRNNIGLALEQKGEYTKALKYYQEALAESRDILGESHEQIASIYNNTGVIYDKLGKYDEAIEYYSNALNINIALWSDQHPSVAYQYGNMGVSLFYKKDYDEALYYYEKSLTIRLKVLTSNHPDVSILYNNIASVWMAKGNYDKAFEYYKFALNNDIETFGEEHPAVARAKNNIAEVWIKKEEYDKAIELIKKSLLIFTKAFGEIHPSVATTRNNMGKIYLLKGDYQKSINEYQIALKSFTALLGKDHPNTLFVAKALDHAKNTFQSKQN from the coding sequence TTGAAAAAGCAAAATAGTAAAAAATACACCAAGTTGAAATTTGTTGTTAGTGTGTGTTTTTTGTCTGCAACGCCTTTGGTTTTACCTGTTTCATATGAAAATTCTTGTCCGAGTATAGCAGGCTGTGAAAATAGTTATGTTAACCTAGGTATCTTAAATATCGAGGGAGTGCCTGTGACTATTGAAGTTAATCAAGGTGTTATTAATATTCGTGGTAATCCTAAACATTTATCTCAAATTAAAGATTATGAAGTAAAGCTAAAAAATTTAGAAAGTCGCATTGATTACTATTTGTCCAATTTTAGAAAAAAAGAAAGACGCGAAAGTTTGGGGAATAAGGAGAAGTTAATTTTAGCGACAGAGTATACACAAGATTTACTTAAACAAGTCGACGTTCTATCTGACCGTATTCGTTTATTGGATTCTGATAAAGATTTAACGAAACAACTAATCAAAGCGAAAGATGAATATGATTTTGAATTGGTAAAGAAGTTACTTATTAAAAAGCAAAAAATGCAGAGTCAACAGCTAGCTGATACAAGTTTTGAATTAGGCGGTTTTTACAAGTTGGACTTACAATATAAGTCTGCTTATAAGAATTTTAAGCAAGCGGTGATTTTTCATCCAGATAACGAGCGATATTTATATGAAGCAGGTGTTGTAGCACATCTGCTTGGTGATTACATCGAGTCACTGGGATATTTCGCAAAAGGAATAAAAAAAATTGAAGAGTCAGATATTATAGATTGGGATCTTAAATCAAGAATTTATAATGGTTTAGGCGAATGTTTCCTTGCATTAGGTAAATATGATAAGGCTATAAGAAACTACAGCCTTGCAATAGAAACAGCACAAAAAATAAAAAATCGGACAAAGGTTGAAATTAATGCATATCGCAACAATATAGGTCTTGCGTTAGAACAAAAAGGAGAATACACCAAAGCACTTAAGTATTATCAAGAAGCTCTAGCAGAAAGCCGAGATATTCTTGGGGAAAGCCACGAGCAGATTGCGAGTATATATAATAATACGGGTGTCATATATGACAAACTTGGAAAGTATGACGAAGCTATAGAGTATTATTCTAATGCTTTGAATATTAATATTGCTTTATGGAGCGATCAACATCCTTCGGTCGCGTATCAATATGGCAATATGGGGGTTTCTTTATTTTATAAGAAAGACTATGATGAAGCACTTTATTATTATGAGAAATCACTAACTATACGTCTTAAAGTTCTGACGAGTAATCATCCCGACGTTTCTATTCTATATAATAATATTGCATCTGTTTGGATGGCAAAAGGAAATTATGACAAAGCGTTCGAATATTATAAATTTGCTTTAAATAATGATATAGAAACTTTTGGTGAAGAACACCCTGCCGTTGCAAGAGCAAAAAATAATATTGCGGAGGTCTGGATAAAAAAAGAAGAATATGATAAAGCCATTGAGCTAATTAAAAAATCGCTATTAATTTTTACCAAAGCGTTTGGGGAAATTCATCCGAGTGTTGCTACAACTCGCAATAATATGGGTAAAATTTATCTTCTCAAAGGCGATTATCAAAAATCTATAAATGAATACCAAATAGCTCTTAAATCTTTTACGGCGCTTCTGGGTAAGGATCATCCTAATACATTATTTGTAGCAAAAGCTTTGGATCATGCTAAAAACACCTTTCAATCAAAACAAAATTAA
- a CDS encoding DMT family transporter, translating to MMTKNDNFKGSLEMTASMVIAGTVGYFVVMSKQDPQMVVFWRCFLGAMFMAIVCFTKGLHKTIRFDKRLLTYLGIGGIALAFNWLFLFKAYSLSSISIATIVYHVEPFILIAFGFLFFGEKIGLNKVLWLVLAFIGAVLIITGKQSKDTLNANSNYIVGVLFALLAAFCYAVCAAITKKLKDTPPHIIVAFQLFIGALVLFPLAPVDAWSEIPLVSWLLLATIGFVHTGLMCLFLYSAIQKIPTALIGAISFIYPVVAVIVDWLAFDNTLNTIQIFGSLAILVAAAGTTLNWSIKGIVLRFGVE from the coding sequence ATGATGACAAAAAACGACAACTTTAAAGGCAGCCTTGAGATGACCGCCTCTATGGTTATCGCTGGAACTGTTGGTTACTTTGTTGTAATGTCTAAACAGGATCCCCAGATGGTTGTTTTCTGGCGGTGTTTTTTGGGTGCCATGTTCATGGCAATAGTGTGTTTTACTAAAGGATTACATAAAACTATTCGCTTTGATAAGCGGCTTTTAACTTACTTAGGTATTGGTGGCATTGCCTTGGCTTTTAATTGGCTATTTTTGTTTAAGGCCTACTCTCTATCATCAATTTCTATCGCGACAATCGTCTACCATGTTGAACCATTTATACTTATAGCATTTGGTTTTCTTTTTTTTGGAGAAAAAATTGGTTTAAATAAAGTTTTATGGCTGGTGTTAGCTTTTATTGGCGCAGTTTTAATTATCACGGGAAAGCAGAGCAAAGATACTCTCAATGCTAATAGTAACTATATAGTAGGTGTGTTATTTGCACTTTTGGCAGCATTTTGTTATGCCGTATGTGCAGCAATTACTAAAAAGTTAAAGGATACCCCACCTCATATTATTGTAGCATTCCAGCTTTTTATTGGTGCTTTAGTTCTTTTCCCCCTAGCACCCGTGGATGCTTGGTCGGAAATACCTTTAGTTTCATGGCTGCTATTAGCTACCATTGGGTTTGTGCATACAGGATTAATGTGTCTATTTTTATATAGTGCCATTCAAAAAATACCTACTGCCCTCATAGGTGCTATATCGTTTATTTATCCTGTAGTTGCTGTCATAGTTGACTGGCTTGCTTTTGATAATACTTTAAATACTATTCAAATATTTGGGTCGCTGGCTATCCTAGTTGCTGCTGCAGGTACAACCTTAAACTGGAGTATAAAAGGGATAGTCTTACGATTTGGTGTGGAGTAA
- a CDS encoding MaoC family dehydratase — MYILESTPFDELYVDEEITLYREVIEQDIDLFSTVSGDMNPIHLDEKYARDTIFGERIAHGMLSGAIISAALSCSLPGPGSVYLSQNLKFLSPIKIGDVIEIKLKVLEKIPQNRVKVSTQIFNQTGKQLVDGDAFSYVPNEKQTVHVNSFPFLFKLV, encoded by the coding sequence ATGTATATACTTGAAAGCACACCTTTTGACGAACTTTATGTTGATGAAGAGATCACTTTATACAGGGAAGTTATCGAGCAAGATATAGACTTGTTCTCGACAGTTTCTGGAGATATGAATCCCATCCATTTGGATGAGAAATACGCTAGAGATACAATATTTGGTGAACGGATCGCCCATGGAATGCTAAGTGGTGCAATCATAAGCGCCGCGCTATCATGTAGCTTACCTGGCCCAGGAAGTGTTTACTTATCACAAAACTTAAAGTTTTTAAGCCCTATTAAAATAGGTGATGTTATCGAAATAAAACTTAAAGTATTGGAGAAGATTCCTCAAAATCGTGTGAAAGTGAGCACCCAAATATTTAATCAGACGGGTAAACAACTTGTAGATGGTGACGCGTTTTCCTACGTGCCCAATGAAAAGCAAACAGTTCATGTCAATTCATTCCCATTCTTGTTTAAACTGGTATAG